TGACGACCGGGCTGTCGTGGCCGCAGGACGAGGCGGAGCTGAGCGAACTGGGCGAACAACTCGCGCAGCAGCAGCCCGCCGCCGTGCTGCTGGCGGTGCCCGGCCCGCTCACGGCGTTTCCGGTACAGGTGGCGCGGGCGCTGGCGGCGGCAGGCGTCGCGGCGTTAGAACTGCCGTATGCGGTGCCGTTTGCCAGCGTGGTACGCGCCGTCCACGAGGCGAACGTGCGCGAACAGTCGGCGCTGCTGGAGCGCAGCGAGGCGATTCACCGCGCCCTGACCCGCTCGGCGCTGGGGGGCGGGCTGAGCGACGTGGTAGAGACGTTGGCGCTGCACCTGAACCGCCCGGTCGCGATGGTCGGTGCAGACGGAGAGTACCGGCTGGGCGCGGTGGCGGGCCTGCCTGCACCCAGCGTCCTGGAAAGGGAACTGGCCCGGCCCGGTGCAGCTCCGCGCAGACTGGCAGGCGGGCTGCTGACGCCGATTCTGCTGCGCGGCGAACGGGCGGGCGGCCTGTGGATCGGGTCGGGCGACGCTGCCGAAGCCAGCGCTCAGGGGTCCGGTCTGGATCTGAGGAGCGCCGAACACGCCGCCACCGTCGCGGCGCTGCTGCTGCTGGCTCAGCAGAATATCGAACAGCGCGAGGCGCAGCTTGGAGCGGCCTTCGTCGACACATTGCTGGAAGGTCGGCTCTCGGACGACCCAGTGGCAGATTCGGCAGCCTGGGAACGTGCCCGGCGGCTGGGATTCGATCCACTCCGGCCTTACGTCGTGGCCCTGCTGACCCTGACCGGGACCCTGCCACCCTCGCTCGATGATGTGGCCCAGCGCGAACGGCTGGCAGGCCAGGTCCGTGCCGCGCTGAGAACGCTGGGCGCAGCGCCGCTGCTGAGCGTGGGCCTGAGCCACCTGTGGTTGCTGCTGCCCGCCACCGTCTCGCCGGAACGCCTGTGGACGCTGCTCGGCAGCGAGACAGCCTCTCGGCTGAGTCTGGTATATACCCGCCCGCGCACCGGGGCGGCGGGTATTGCGACGGGGCGGGCCGAAGCGCTGTCGCTGGCTCCACACGTGCCCACCGGAGAAGTGCGGGGAGCCGCCCAACTGCTGCTACCACGCGCCCTGAGCGGCGACCGGGACGCACAGCGCGATCTGGTCGCTTCACTGCTGGGGCCGCTTGAGCAGGTGCGCGGCGGTGCAGCCCTCATCCAGACGGTGCGGACACTCTGCGAACACAGCTGGGCGCAGGACCGGGCCGCCGCCGCGCTCGCCGTTCACAAAAACACCCTGCGCTACCGCATCGGCAGGATTGAAGATCTGACGGGCCGCCCCCTCAGCGAGGCTGATACGCGCTCGCTGTGGTGGTTGGCGCTGCAACTCGATGGCCTGGAACGCGCCTCCGTTCTGCCCTGACAGGCCACCGGATTCAGTCAGCCAGGCAGGAGAGCCGCTGTCTCGTCCCCGCTTTCGTCCTTGAGTTCGACGCCGCTGAGTTGCCGCCGCAGCGCCTCGCCCACCAGATACAGCAGCCTGTGAACGGCGGCAGGCGCACTCAGCCCCGCCGGACGGATGTTCGACACGCAGTTGCGCCCGCTGTCGAGCATGCCGACCCTGGGGCCATACGTCAGGTACGCGCCTAGGCTGTCGGGGCTGCTCAGGCCGGGGCGCTCTCCGATCAGATGGATCGCCAGCCGCGCCCGCAGCAGTTCGGCGGCTTCATCGGCCAGGGCCACCCGCGCCTGAGTCGCCAGCAGCAGCGGGGCCAGCGTATAGCCGCGCTCCAGCAGCACCGGAACGAGCAGGGCCAGCACCGCGCCCGCATTCGTGTCTGCCGCCAC
This genomic stretch from Deinococcus ruber harbors:
- a CDS encoding helix-turn-helix domain-containing protein; protein product: MRLSEVLALPVCRDVRRVSAGNAQRGNLDPEVLLAHVIDVPHSERWVSRGTLMLTTGLSWPQDEAELSELGEQLAQQQPAAVLLAVPGPLTAFPVQVARALAAAGVAALELPYAVPFASVVRAVHEANVREQSALLERSEAIHRALTRSALGGGLSDVVETLALHLNRPVAMVGADGEYRLGAVAGLPAPSVLERELARPGAAPRRLAGGLLTPILLRGERAGGLWIGSGDAAEASAQGSGLDLRSAEHAATVAALLLLAQQNIEQREAQLGAAFVDTLLEGRLSDDPVADSAAWERARRLGFDPLRPYVVALLTLTGTLPPSLDDVAQRERLAGQVRAALRTLGAAPLLSVGLSHLWLLLPATVSPERLWTLLGSETASRLSLVYTRPRTGAAGIATGRAEALSLAPHVPTGEVRGAAQLLLPRALSGDRDAQRDLVASLLGPLEQVRGGAALIQTVRTLCEHSWAQDRAAAALAVHKNTLRYRIGRIEDLTGRPLSEADTRSLWWLALQLDGLERASVLP
- the eutC gene encoding ethanolamine ammonia-lyase subunit EutC, whose amino-acid sequence is MTDDSDVPTTLTPWESLRHYTDARIALGRAGTSVPTRELLNFNAAHAAARDAVHTPSSFGELKTQVLALNMPYLELRSRAAHRSEYLRRPDLGRRLSAESRARLEALPLGPPPDILIVVSDGLSAVAADTNAGAVLALLVPVLLERGYTLAPLLLATQARVALADEAAELLRARLAIHLIGERPGLSSPDSLGAYLTYGPRVGMLDSGRNCVSNIRPAGLSAPAAVHRLLYLVGEALRRQLSGVELKDESGDETAALLPG